The following proteins are co-located in the Solanum pennellii chromosome 1, SPENNV200 genome:
- the LOC107008090 gene encoding non-specific phospholipase C2: MSPKSKSPATNTVAVGLLILVILLSNHHRNWTTAAAAGSSSSSPIKTVVVLVMENRSFDHMLGWMKKMNPEINGVDGSESNPISTSDPNSRRIFFGDQSHYVDPDPGHSFQAIREQIFGTNQSSKKLAPMNGFVQQALSMDTNLPEQVMNGFQPQMVSVYKTLVSEFAVFDRWFASVPASTQPNRLYVHSGTSHGATSNIAALLAKGYPQRTIFENLDDAGVNFGIYYQNIPATLFYLNLRKLKYVGKFHPYDLTFKSDAKSGKLPGYVVVEQRYMDSKLIPANDDHPSHDVYQGQMFVKEVYETLRASPQWNQTLFIITYDEHGGFFDHVPTPVTGVPSPDGIVGPEPFNFEFDRLGVRVPTIMISPWIEKGTVVHGPNGSPFPTSEYEHSSIPATVKKIFDLPSPFLTKRDAWAGTFEHILQIRKEPRTDCPEKLPTPTKIRKGEANENKNISEFQEELVQLAAVLKGDHLLTSYPEKIGKGMTVREGKAYMEDAVKRFFEAGFAAKKIGVDEEQIVQMRPSLTTRSSSTNLQP; the protein is encoded by the exons ATGTCACCCAAATCCAAATCGCCGGCGACGAACACCGTCGCCGTCGGACTACTCATTCTCGTAATTTTACTATCAAACCACCACCGTAACTGGACTACTGCTGCTGCTGCTGGTAGCAGCAGCAGTAGTCCGATAAAAACGGTGGTGGTTTTGGTAATGGAGAACAGATCGTTCGACCATATGTTAGGttggatgaagaagatgaatcCAGAAATCAATGGCGTCGATGGGTCGGAATCGAATCCGATTTCGACATCGGATCCGAATTCCCGTCGAATTTTCTTCGGAGATCAATCACATTATGTTGATCCTGATCCAGGACATTCATTTCAAGCTATACGTGAACAGATATTTGGAACAAATCAAAGTTCGAAAAAATTAGCTCCGATGAATGGATTTGTTCAACAAGCTCTTTCAATGGATACTAATTTGCCTGAACAAGTCATGAATGGTTTTCAGCCTCAAATG GTGTCAGTATATAAAACTCTAGTATCGGAATTTGCGGTGTTCGACCGGTGGTTTGCGTCGGTGCCAGCGTCGACTCAGCCGAATCGACTCTACGTTCACTCCGGCACATCTCACGGCGCCACCTCTAACATCGCGGCGCTGTTAGCTAAAGGTTACCCACAAAGAACGATTTTCGAGAATCTCGACGACGCCGGAGTAAATTTTGGAATTTATTATCAGAATATTCCGGCGACTCTGTTTTACCTGAATTTGAGAAAGCTTAAGTACGTCGGAAAATTCCATCCTTATGATCTCACATTCAAAAGTGATGCTAAATCAGGAAAACTACCAG GATATGTTGTGGTGGAGCAGCGATACATGGACTCAAAGTTAATACCAGCTAACGATGATCATCCATCACACGACGTTTATCAGGGACAAATGTTCGTAAAGGAGGTATATGAAACCCTAAGGGCAAGCCCACAGTGGAACCAAACCCTTTTCATCATTACCTACGATGAGCACGGTGGGTTCTTTGATCACGTCCCTACACCTGTCACTGGGGTCCCTAGCCCGGATGGAATTGTAGGACCCGAACCGTTTAACTTTGAGTTCGATAGGTTGGGAGTTCGAGTTCCTACTATTATGATCTCTCCTTGGATTGAAAAGGGCACAG tTGTTCATGGTCCTAATGGGTCTCCGTTTCCGACGTCGGAATATGAACATTCATCAATTCCAGCAACAGTGAAGAAGATCTTTGATTTGCCATCACCATTTCTTACTAAAAGAGATGCATGGGCTGGCACTTTTGAACACATTCTACAGATAAGAAAGGAGCCTAGAACTGATTGTCCTG AAAAGCTTCCAACTCCAACAAAGATAAGAAAGGGAGAagcaaatgaaaataaaaacataagtgAATTCCAGGAAGAACTAGTTCAACTCGCCGCGGTTCTAAAAGGAGATCATCTACTAACAAGTTATCCAGAAAAGATAGGCAAAGGAATGACTGTAAGAGAAGGGAAAGCTTATATGGAAGACGCGGTTAAACGCTTCTTTGAAGCTGGATTTGCTGCCAAGAAAATTGGTGTTGATGAAGAACAAATTGTACAAATGAGGCCTTCACTCACTACAAGATCATCATCTACTAATTTGCAACCTTAA
- the LOC107008089 gene encoding TMV resistance protein N-like — protein MASSSSFVSNSQYSPRWKYDVFLSFRGEDTRKTFTSHLYQGLKNKGILTFQDDKRLEDGDSISKELSKAIKESQVALVVFSKNYATSRWCLNELVKIMECYKDEDGKTVIPVFYDVDPSHVRYQSESFAEAFAKHELQFKDDVEGMQKVKRWRTSLCEAADLKGHDIRQRVESENIQRIINQVSSKLCKASVSYLQDVVGINIHLEEVKSLLKLEVNDVRIVGIWGMGGIGKTTIARAIFDTLSYQFEAACFIEDVKENRCGMHSLQNILLSELLREKDSYVNNKEDGKHMIARRLPFKKVLVVLDDIDHRDHLDYLAGNPSWFGDGSRIITTTRDKHLIGKNDVVYEVSTLVDRHAIKLFNQYAFKEEVPDECFEKLSLEVIRHAKGLPLALKVWGSFLHKRDITEWRSAIEEMKNESNSEIVEKLRISYDRLENIQQEIFLDIACFFRGKVKDHIMQILESCYSGANIGLRVLIDKSLVFISDNNTIQMHDLIQEMGKYVVKMQKHSGEASRLWDVEDFEEVMVNDTGTKAMEAIWLQYIQNLCFSEKAMKNMKRLRILYIGGFQIHVDSIEYLPNSLRWLAFYHYPWESLPENFEPKRLVHLNLRFSLALHHLWTGIKHLPSLRTLDLSYSTNLMRTPDFTGMPNLEYLNLSYCSNLEEVHHSLGCSRKLSLLYLCFCTLLKRFSCVSGESLEYLYLHDCYSLDTFPEILGGVKPELKIKMERSGIREIPSCIQYLSHITKLNLKDMKKLVSLPSSICMLKSLVELDVSYCSKLESLPEEIGDLIKLEKLDATCTLVSRPPSSIVCLNEVKFLSFAKRTSEVGLEGGVFFVFPRVNEGLRSLEDLDLGYCNLIDGGLPEDIGSLSSLKKLHLDGNNFEHLPRSIAQLGALQFLYLSDCPNLKEFPQVNDGLRSLEDLDLSYCNLVDGGLPEDIGSLSSLNKLHLDGNNFEHLPRSIAQLSGLRFLDVSYCTRLKELPDFMLMPDLYFLHLIDCMSLEEVHHSLGFFEKLTHVCLYNCKRLKRFPGMCIDSLKCIRTWGCSSLESYPKIIGTMKVESEIHMLDSVMCDLNSNSSFPHSLSQRIVSLQHDISASDSLSLIRVFTIDHPEKKMPSWFHHQGMDTSVVSINLPENWYAPDNFLGFAVCYSSELIDITAHLIPLCDDGMSWMTLELNLSRDSKRDTEFSDFLECETESSDYSECATELTLHFFLVPFSSLWNTSKANGKTPNDYRLITLSFSGEMKKFGCRLLYKDKPELVETLLQMRENNDEPTERYIGIRSSRYNNSEHHDSVTNEASCSSSMKQRSRSNIRGSVARLFRNIATLSCKSRNSA, from the exons AtggcatcttcttcttcttttgtgaGTAATTCACAATACTCTCCTCGATGGAAGTACGATGTGTTTTTAAGTTTTAGAGGTGAAGATACTCGTAAAACCTTTACAAGTCACTTGTACCAAGGTTTGAAAAACAAGGGAATATTGACCTTTCAAGATGATAAAAGGCTAGAGGATGGCGATTCTATCTCAAAAGAACTCTCGAAAGCTATCAAAGAGTCTCAAGTTGCCCTCGTAGTTTTCTCGAAGAATTATGCTACATCAAGATGGTGCTTGAATGAACTAGTGAAGATCATGGAATGCTACAAAGATGAAGATGGAAAAACAGTCATACCGGTCTTCTATGATGTGGATCCATCACATGTTCGATACCAAAGTGAGAGTTTTGCAGAAGCTTTTGCCAAACATGAATTGCAGTTTAAGGATGATGTTGAAGGAATGCAGAAGGTGAAAAGATGGAGAACTTCTCTATGTGAGGCAGCAGATCTGAAAGGACATGACATCCGCCAACG GGTTGAATCAGAGAATATTCAACGAATTATTAACCAAGTTTCGTCCAAATTATGCAAGGCTTCAGTATCTTATTTGCAAGATGTTGTGGGAATAAACATTCATTTAGAGGAAGTGAAATCCCTACTAAAGCTTGAAGTCAATGATGTTCGTATTGTGGGGATCTGGGGCATGGGGGGAATTGGTAAGACGACAATAGCAAGGGCAATTTTTGACACACTCTCGTATCAGTTTGAAGCTGCTTGTTTCATTGAGGATGTTAAAGAAAACAGATGTGGAATGCATTCTTTGCAAAATATCCTTCTCTCGGAGTTGTTAAGGGAAAAAGATAGTTACGTGAATAATAAGGAGGACGGAAAGCACATGATAGCTCGTAGACTTCCTTTTAAGAAGGTTTTAGTTGTGCTTGATGACATAGATCATAGAGACCATTTGGATTACCTAGCAGGGAATCCTAGTTGGTTTGGTGATGGAAGTCGAATTATTACAACAACTAGAGATAAGCATTTGATTGGGAAGAATGATGTAGTATATGAAGTGTCTACACTTGTTGATCGTCATGCTATTAAATTGTTCAATCAATATGCTTTCAAAGAAGAAGTTCCCGATGAATGTTTTGAGAAGCTCTCATTGGAGGTTATACGTCATGCTAAAGGCCTTCCGCTAGCCCTGAAAGTGTGGGGCTCTTTCTTACATAAGAGGGACATAACTGAATGGAGAAGTGCTATAGaggaaatgaaaaatgagtccAATTCGGAAATCGTTGAGAAGCTCAGAATTAGCTATGATAGACTGGAGAACATACAACAAGAGATATTTCTGGATATAGCATGTTTCTTTCGAGGGAAAGTAAAAGATCACATCATGCAAATTCTCGAGAGCTGTTATTCTGGAGCAAATATTGGATTGCGTGTCCTAATTGACAAATCTCTCGTGTTCATCTCTGATAATAATACGATTCAAATGCATGACTTGATACAAGAGATGGGTAAATATGTGGTGAAAATGCAAAAACATTCAGGAGAAGCTAGCAGACTATGGGACGTTGAAGATTTTGAAGAAGTGATGGTCAACGATACA GGGACTAAAGCAATGGAAGCAATCTGGCTACAATATATTCAAAACCTATGCTTTAGCGAAAAAGccatgaagaatatgaaaaggcTTCGGATATTATATATTGGTGGTTTTCAGATACATGTTGATTCCATTGAGTACCTTCCCAACAGCTTGCGTTGGCTTGCCTTTTATCACTATCCTTGGGAGTCGTTGCCAGAaaattttgaacccaaaagACTTGTTCATCTTAATCTCCGGTTCAGTTTGGCGTTGCATCATTTATGGACTGGAATAAAG CATTTGCCGTCTCTAAGGACGCTAGATCTTAGCTACTCTACAAACCTGATGAGAACACCAGATTTCACGGGGATGCCAAATCTGGAGTATTTGAATCTATCGTATTGTAGTAATCTAGAAGAGGTTCACCATTCCCTCGGATGTTCAAGAAAACTCAGTTTGTTATATTTGTGTTTTTGTACACTCCTTAAGAGGTTTTCATGTGTTAGCGGGGAATCTCTTGAATATCTGTATCTACATGATTGCTATAGCTTAGATACATTTCCAGAAATCCTCGGAGGAGTGAAGCCGGAGTTGAAGATTAAGATGGAACGATCTGGAATAAGGGAAATACCGTCATGTATTCAGTACCTAAGTCATATTACCAAGCTGAACTTAAAAGACATGAAAAAACTTGTATCTCTTCCGAGCAGCATTTGCATGTTGAAAAGCTTGGTGGAGCTAGATGTGTCGTACTGCTCGAAACTTGAAAGCTTGCCTGAAGAGATAGGTGATTTGATAAAGTTGGAGAAGCTTGATGCCACATGCACTCTAGTTTCACGACCTCCATCTTCTATCGTCTGTTTGAACGAGGTTAAGTTCTTGAGTTTTGCAAAACGAACTTCAGAAGTAGGCCTTGAAGGTGGAGTGTTCTTTGTGTTCCCTCGAGTGAATGAAGGGTTACGCTCATTGGAAGATTTGGATCTTGGTTACTGCAATCTAATAGATGGAGGACTTCCGGAAGACATTGGATCCTTATCCTCGTTGAAAAAATTGCATCTTGATGGAAATAACTTTGAGCATTTGCCTCGAAGCATAGCTCAACTTGGTGCTCTTCAATTCTTGTACTTATCAGATTGTCCGAACCTTAAAGAGTTTCCTCAGGTGAATGATGGATTACGCTCACTGGAAGATTTGGACCTCAGTTACTGCAATCTAGTAGATGGAGGACTTCCGGAAGACATTGGATCCTTATCCTCTTTGAACAAATTACATCTTGATGGAAACAACTTTGAGCATTTGCCTCGAAGCATAGCTCAACTTAGTGGTCTTCGATTCTTggacgtatcatattgcacgaGGCTTAAAGAGTTGCCAGACTTCATGTTGATGCCTGATTTGTATTTTTTGCATCTGATAGATTGTATGAGTCTTGAAGAGGTTCATCATTCCCTGGGATTTTTCGAGAAGCTCACTCACGTATGCTTGTATAACTGTAAACGCCTTAAGAGGTTTCCAGGTATGTGCATCGATTCCCTTAAATGTATCCGGACATGGGGTTGCTCTAGTTTAGAAAGTTATCCTAAGATCATCGGTACCATGAAAGTGGAATCAGAGATTCACATGTTAGACAGTGTAATGTGTGATCTAAATTCGAATAGTTCATTTCCACATTCCTTGTCTCAGAGGATCGTTTCGTTGCAACATGACATCTCTGCTTCAGATTCCTTATCACTAATTAGAGTGTTTACGATTGATCATCCCGAGAAGAAGATGCCAAGTTGGTTCCACCATCAAGGAATGGATACAAGTGTTGTATCCATCAATTTGCCAGAAAATTGGTATGCACCAGATAACTTCTTGGGATTTGCTGTATGTTACTCTAGTGAACTAATTGACATCACAGCTCACTTGATTCCGTTATGTGATGATGGGATGTCGTGGATGACCTTGGAACTGAACTTATCCCGCGATTCCAAACGTGATACAGAATTCTCTGATTTTTTGGAATGTGAGACAGAATCATCTGACTATTCAGAATGTGCTACTGAACTTACTCTTCATTTTTTCTTGGTACCTTTTTCAAGCTTATGGAATACATCTAAGGCAAATGGTAAAACACCGAATGATTATAGGCTCATTACGTTATCATTTTCTGGAGAAATGAAGAAGTTTGGATGTCGTTTGTTATATAAAGACAAGCCTGAGCTTGTTGAGACCTTGTTACAGATGAGGGAAAATAACGATGAACCAACAGAACGTTACATTGGGATCAGGAGCAGTAGATATAACAATAGTGAACATCATGACTCCGTCACCAATGAAGCCAGTTGCTCCTCTTCTATGAAACAAAGGTCACGTTCTAATATTCGTGGGAGTGTAGCCCGTCTCTTCAGAAACATTGCAACTCTTTCTTGCAAATCGAGGAATTCAGCTTAA
- the LOC107009388 gene encoding uncharacterized protein LOC107009388, whose amino-acid sequence MSTVVELEIEGSELLNNFQDLSIGEQTEVESISEERYQVDCENNYHGDCAICLNKIVLQETALVKGCEHAYCVTCILRWATYKNEPTCPQCKHPFEFLHIHRSLDGSIQDYMFEESVCLLLRASWFEPFVEEIDDYMDYEDDEELEDFHVTSSPSLRISNRRWGNNGYVRAGRQEASPAHPPSSHDSSAGSSRQTTKNETAVSKVTVGRRAKRTLKREAADKAAAKKHQSHLLRLGRT is encoded by the exons ATGTCTACCGTTGTCGAGCTTGAGATTGAGGGGTCAGAACTCTTGAACAACTTTCAGGATTTGTCTATTGGAGAACAG ACTGAAGTGGAGAGCATTTCTGAGGAAAGGTACCAAGTTGATTGTGAGAACAATTATCATGGTGACTGTGCCATATGTTTGAATAAGATAGTGCTCCAAGAAACTGCTCTTGTAAAAGGTTGCGAGCATGCTTACTG TGTGACATGCATCCTTCGGTGGGCAACCTACAAAAATGAACCAACATGCCCTCAGTGTAAACATCCATTTGAATTTCTCCACATCCATCGCTCCCTTGATGGAAG TATCCAGGACTACATGTTTGAGGAGAGTGTCTGCCTTCTACTGAGAGCATCATGGTTTGAACCCTTTGTGGAGGAAATCGATGATTACATGGATTATGAGGATGATGAAGAGCTAGAAGACTTCCATGTTACTAGTTCACCAAGTCTCCGCATAAGCAACAGGAGATGGGGCAATAATGGTTACGTCAGGGCAGGAAGGCAAGAAGCAAGTCCTGCTCATCCACCAAGCTCCCATGACTCAAGTGCTGGATCATCACGCCAGACTACGAAGAATGAGACTGCTGTTTCTAAAGTAACTGTTGGTCGGCGTGCAAAGAGGACACTCAAGCGTGAAGCTGCTGATAAGGCAGCTGCAAAAAAGCACCAGTCGCATTTACTGAGGCTGGGTCGTACATGA